The nucleotide sequence AACTAACACTATTAGAATATGATTCAACTAACTGAAGCAGGAAGTACATCATCAGAAGCATGGCTGTTAGAATTGTAACAATTTGAGTTGCATCATCACCAAATTAAGACTCCCACTTACCAAAGCCCCACAATTTTTGTCCAAAACCTATCGGTTTTTCACATTGACATGTGCAAAACTAAATCCACAGGCAAAATCAAAGATAACAGACGATCAGACGAGAAAAAATCATACCTCCATTCGGTCTCTCCGTAAGGTGAGTAGTAATCGTAGCCGATCTCATTCTTGTCGACGCAGTTGAACATGAGAGCCGCAAGCGACGCAAAAATTCCTAAAAATTGGTCATCGGATGGGGTCAATTCGAAATCTAACGAGTTACGGAGACACGGCCAAAGAGATCAACAGCGGGGGCGAAGGTGAAGGGGGTTCACCGGGGAGGTAATGTAGGAACGAGATCTTGACGGCGCTGCAGACGACGGCGTCAACCCAGAACCACCACCCTGCGCCGAACACGGCGCCAGCTATCCCCGGCCCCATGATCTCCCACATCAACCCCAGGTTGTCCATCGCCTCTCCTGTCGCCCTCCGCCCGAGCTCTGTTGCGTCTTCCGCCGGCTATCAGCTTTGGCAAAGACGCGTTCACCCCAACGCCGAAGGGCCTAATGATGGAACCGATACGCTAATCCAAGTCGGATCCGGTCCGGCCCGGCTTATGACAGGTCATATGCACCAAACGGTCTACTTATGACCACGTGAACCGGACCGGACCGATCAAATCTCGGAACATTGGATCAACGATTAAAAATACATAAATAATatactaaatatattatttatttatttatttacatatattaactgtatttatttacttatatacTAAAAACTGAATGATCGCATGTTGAAActgtatttatttacttatattaaaaatataaatatatgaatAATATACCGAAGAGTAAATTCCATATAAAAGTTTCTGATTTTACCTAAtcagaaaataaataattttttagaaaatcttaaaaataagggtctaaatgattatttttctatttttaaatcatttcaatcctttaaagtatgaaattatttttttattatacccCATTTGACATGAATTTACAGTAACTTTGAAATAAAAACAAATTTACCATATTATAGAAGGCTTTATATGAGGGGCACTATGcaggaaaaatataaaattggGAGCTTTCTCTAGAGAATTTATCTTATGCTACATCAGATTTAATAACATGATGAAAAAAGAATTATAGAGGTAGAAGAACCattatgaaaaaataaattttatactatttttttctttttcttcttatgtatttatttatatatcagataaaaatttattttggaATGAGTAATGATTTTAGGGTTCATCATAAGTTATAAGCATGATTGTTCTCCCTCTTTGCACTATTGTGAGACCATTACTCGTTGTTATCATCACATTTatctttcataatttattttcttctttttttctcatttttttttattttacatattttaataataataataataattgatgtaACCAATCTTTTGATTGTTCGAACTTTAgacttttttgttattattattgattttttttattttttatctttatttatatttttttctcgtaTTTTTCTTCTCGGATCTCAATAGATGAATATCACGCTATATAGCTATgtgtattaaaaaaatatattaatttttatataaaattatatttaatccaTCAGAAATAGAAACTTTATACTAAATATCTTATAATAATATGATAATAGTTTTAGAAAAGTTTACATTGATTTGTTGAAAATTAACTCAAGTTCTACTCGAGTATATATTCAATTCAaaaacatcatgtttgaaaacttaatcaggataaaaaaaaaataaaaaattatgttataTATCTTAGAGTTAAGTTATAGTAGTTTCAGATAAGTTTAGATTTGTTCGATGAAAATTAACTCGAATTACACTAGAGTTACGCTCGATCATATATTCAacacaaaaatattttatttaaaaaattaatcatattaatttatattaaaataataataataataataatgaacatATTAAATATCTCATTCTAATAGTCCCAGAGAAGTTTAGATATGCTCCATAAAAATTGAAAGAGTTACACTCGATTAtagattaaatataaaaatatcttatttcaaaaattaatcatcttaaattcatgaaaaaaattaataaacataCTAATATTTACTATGGTAGTTTTTAAAAAGTTTGGATAGATTTAGTAAAAAAGTCAAAGAGTTACACTTGATCAAATATTCAatccaaaaatattatatttttaaaaattaatcatcctaaaatatataaaaatagaaaaaaataataataaacatattAGTATCTCACCTTAATAGTTCGAGAGAAGTTTGgataggtttgataaaaatttatAGAGTTACATTCGATCACAAATTGaataaaaaatatcttatttaaaaaaattaattgctcgatattcataaaaaaaaaaactaaatgtaTTATTATCTCACCCTAGTAATTGTGAAGAAGTTCAGatagatttgatgaaaattcaaTGAGTTACATTGATAATCGATTTAACCTAAAAAATCATCTTTAAAAATTTATTCAtcctaaaattataaaaaataaaaaaaataatgaaatgaTATACCATAGTTCTAAAGAATTTTGAATAGTATTATATAGTTGCAAATAATTTTGAATTCGTTTGATGAAAAAGATACTAAATACTTTGGTTATACCTGAGTTATATTCTTTAACAAATCGAATGAAGTCTGACCTGATAAAAGTGATCCAATCTGAATTGCTCATATACCCCTCGATAAAACCTAAAAATAGGGATGCCATATTAGAATTAGCTGTTGCTGGTAAattgcttaattttttttaataaataagaaTTTAATGGTATAAGATTCTAATCGGTGAATCGAATCGATCAAATGCATGATCatttttttgatatgatatattgttaTTCTTAGGAGAATTTTAGTGTAATATGACTAACaattaatctatgaaaaatatgctCCATGCCAAGATAGCATCTGTAGATCTAAAAGCATCAATAACTTATAAATTCATTCAAGTTGAGAGGTAAAAATACTCTCATACTTCCAATGATAATAAAGTTACTTGCTTTCCATATTCCTCTTATTCGAATCAAATTATTAGAAAATTATAACTATTTACAACCTGTTCTTCCATAAACTTGAGTGCCTCGATTTCATTTGATAGACGATTATTATATTATTGTTTCGTTTGATAGCTCAGGACTaactaaatcattttcataatcataTAGCAAATTAAGTACTGACTCTAATGGCattcatttaaaatatttatcaataaatTATTAACCAATTATCGATCGATAAACAATCTTACTTATTTCTCTTTCTTAAATGGAAGTGCCTTAAAATTTGCTTTGAATTCATTTGCCACTGTATCATTCGATCCTTTCgatcagaagaaaaaaaattatattaattttatattcacTACCATTTTTTATATTGAACTATGTGAATTATATCACATATTCTACTAATTTTTTCTCTTAGTATTATGTTGTTGTCATTATTACCTTTCTATTTActatatatatcttatttttgACGAAATTGCATAAGCCCgtctagctcagttggtagagcgcaaggctcttaaccttgtggtcgtgggttcgagccccacggtgggcgaattattctttctttttttcgggTGTATGAAATCAAACAGGGAGCTCACTTTTCACCCACTCAAAAAAAGGGGTCCCACCGTCCACGTTGGACACAGCGATAAATGCGAGAAGAGTATGAGTTTCGTGATCGTTGGTTTCTACCGGAACGGACGAACCAAACACGGACCAGACTCAACACTCGACATTTAGCCTGACCCGTTTGGATTATTTGACGGTCGTGACCTGTTTGGGATGTGTCACGAGCGCTCCGAATGCCTACCTTGACGCCCCCAAATTCTCTCGCTCCTCCTCCGCCCGATCCGCGACCGTCAACCACGGAGGACTCACCGTCGACCAACGGCGGCCCCGGTGGCTGCTCGGCCCCCCTGAATCCTTCCTCCTCGAAGCCCATCCCGGGACCCGACGAGCCGGCCTCCGCCGCGGCGGCCATGTCCAGGCGGAGTGGGCGGAAGAGGAAGCCCCGCGAGTTTGGCGGGCGGAGCCCCTCCGGCCTCCGGCAGATGAAGGTGTGGTCGGAGCCCGACGAGGTCGCGCTCCTCGAAGGCGCCCTTGCCTTTCGCTCCCGTACCGGCGCCCTTCCCAAGCAGCCCACCATGTCCGCCTTTTTCGCTTCCATCAAGACCTCCATCGCCACCCACCTCACCCCCGAGCAGGTCGGTTACAAGCTCAAGCGCCTCAAGAGCAAGTTCGTTCACTCTTTCGCCGCTGGTTCCTCCGCCGTTGTCACCGCCCACGACCGGCGCATCTGCGAGCTGTCCGCCGAGATATGGGGCGAGGAGGCCAAGCAGGCCGATGGGGACGCCGAGGAGGACGGAAACGGGGACGTGGCCCCCGCTGCCACCGAGGAGGATGATGATGCGGGAAGGGAGGATGATAAGTATCCGTTCATCAGGGAAGCCGTGGCGGAGTACGGGCGGTGCTTGTCGGGCGTGCTCTTGGAGAAGAAACTGAAGCTAATCGATGATTCCAAGGGGAAGTTGCTGGAGGAGAAATTGAGGAAGCAGTGCGAGGCCGAGATGGAGTTGTGGGCGAAGCGCCTCGATTTGTTGAAGGAGATATCTGAGCTTCTGATGGATGCCCACAAGAGCTGAGGACTGTAGCTTACATTTCAGGTTGATTACCTTCTAACATATTGCATAGTTCTCTTTTAGCTTAgttagagcttagaatattgttgtaAGTGCTACTTCTTTTGGTCACTCATGTTGATCATAGTGTTCTAACTAGGGATAAGTGTAGTAGCTTATATTTCAGGTTAATTACCTTTAACGTATTGCATAGTTCTTCTTTAGTTTAGTTAGAACTTAGAACATTGTTGTAAGTGCTGCTTAGTCACTCATGTTGATCATAGTGTTCTAGCTAGTGTGTTCTAGCGAAGTATTGTGTGAATTATTAAGTTACTGCAGTATTTATTAATGACAAGTATCTGTTTTACTTTGCAGATCTTTTAAGGTCTACTTGTCTAGTTTGGGTTTATGTAGCAATTAATTGTTTATGGATCTTTTTGAGGGTCTGTTTAAATTCTTCTAAGTGCATACCTCCTGCATTTATATTCTATCAGGACATTCTTACAATCGATTGCCTCCGAGACGACAATAATAAAACTGTAAATTCCAAACTATTTGcctatatggatcttttattgTCATTGAGATCATAAAGACTAAAattagtatttaaatttttatttatagtttttattaaaaaaatttcggTTTTTCTCTATCTTCCCTTATGCCACTAATATTAATAATTTCACCTCTTTTAACTATAGCATCTATAGATCTCTGGATCATATGTTCGTACCATCTGAAACGATTCTCTTTCATTTTATCCTTTGTTGAAGCAACACCTGATTATTTACGAatgaaaaagtttttttttctatctttcatAATTACTCTGCACATCCACATCAATATTTTCATCTTAGTAATATAAACATTTTGTATATGTTGCTTCTTAGATGCATTCAAAACTATAAAGTATTGTTGAGCTAATAAtagtcttataaaatttttcttttaatctcaaagataCCCAATGGTTGCACAAGATTCCTAATGTCCATCACTGTAACCATCATGTTTttactttataaataatattttcattaatctCTCCAGATTCAAGATACTAAAAACTTTTACGTAATAAAACTTCATGCTCATCCAACTTCACTATATTCTCCTCTCTTTTATTGTTATTACTAAAATtccatattatatatttaattttaatccttctgaacctaaaatataaagtttttaaagATTGTCTTCATAACTCAAGTTTCaaattaatttcatttaaactcttatcaactaagataatataATCAACAAATAATATACACCAGGGTACTTAAATGACTAGTAAATTAATACTATTGGAGCTTTATGCTGTCGTGAGTCTCGTGACAATATTTAAACATCATCAACTATTcatctacttaatctaaaactcgTTTTGCAGTGAGTTTGCGATCTTTggattgatatcattacatgccaATTAGATGTTATATaataaaataggaaaaaaaatgtaATATTTCCTTTTTCTAAATAAATGTCAGAACAATCCCAAACATCATTTGAAACTTTCTTGTAATTCGATTAGTCACatgttaacaattgatatcaataCATGCCACCAATCATATAATGAAGGTAAAATATTCTTCCTTTGCTACCTAACCAGATTTGATAGGCTCACATATATAGACCATTATGCTTATATACGGTGCTTTCatgaaaataattaaactaaaataaTATTGAACTATCTATAATCTATCTTGTGACAGATTCACATATGTTGACTATTATGTTTATATTTGATGCTTCTAATTTGTTTGGGTGAATAATGAAATGATAATAATATTGAAATGTGTATCTCAGAGAGAAGTTGGCAACCATTAGTTTTAGCTGTCAGAAATTGGCTACTTCATATTTCCATCTAAAGTTAATCTCACCTGCAATGTATTGACCTCTTAGGTCAATGGTGGATGAGGACAATTTAAATTGGATTTGCTAACATGACTAAATAACTCTAGCCTGATAAGCATGATTAAATTACTCTGGCCTGATTAACTAAATTTAATTATTCTTTATTTGGTTCGATGCAGCTAGCTAATAGAGTTGTCTGAATTAGCAAAGAGAATGAGAAAAGAGATTGTTATTTTAGTTCACTATATTAAGTGGGTTAATTTAGTCCTGATTATCTGGGTTCAGTTCCTTCTTGACATTATTAGTATCCTTCAATTTAACTCTCGTTAAACCTGAACTAAATGCAGAGCTAAGTATGACTGTGAGGATAGTAAAACTATGTTTATTTTCTATTGGTGTCACAAATGCTGGTTTCAGCTATATCAGCAACTGAACATAAATAAAACCAAGAAGATTAATTCAAGTCTTCTACATTATGCAGCATATTCTACGTAATTTAACCAGTAACTAAAATCTATATTAGACATATTATGAACATCTCCAGTTATTATCATCTAGAGCAATCCGAATCAGCATATATGAGATTGTAAATGCGATAGACAGACAGAcagctaagagagagagagatattttCTACGGGCTTCTTGGATAGTTAGCCATCTCCACTATTGTCTTCTCTATAAAATTTGTTCATATTCTGCTACACAGTACTTCAAAAGTTTCAGGACATTTAAGATCACCACAGTATGTAAATGCAATGTCAGAGATTTACCAACAGAAATGTTGCTCAAAGATGAACCTGCATTTCTGAGGTATAGACTATAAGTTGCAGAACAATGACTACTAACCCAAATTGTTAAGGTTGCTTTCATCTATTGTTGCTAGCTGATTGAATTTGACTTCATCGCCTACAAACTTCAGAGTTGGAGATGGTCGACAACTACTTGCCTGTTTGGTGAGTGTGATTTTTTTCTTTGTAGTTGCCAGACTAAAGAGCAGGGTAGATATTGATTAGACGAGACAATTTTGCAGGTGATATTTCTCTACAAGATGAAATCTTGGCTGGAGATCTAAAGCCAATAAGAGAAGCAAAGCTTCTGAGAATGAAATGGTGCAAAGATGTCActcagaaaaaaacaaaaaaaatgggtGGTGGTTGGTTTTTACAGGTAGGTGGGACCTTCCAAGTAGTTGCATGGTTGGTATCTTCCCaacatatattatttatatacacATATGGATGGATTTCTTCAAGGAAAAAAAAGGGTTAGTGGGACCTTTGTCTCTAAATGGTCCAGTCATAAATGGAATTTTGTTCTGGAAATCAGGAGAAGATTGCTGATATATGTTATAAGATCAGTTAATGGAAAACATGGTTTGAGAACAGAAACAGAACTGGGAGTTATCTGGACTTTCTGATATCATTTATCCAATAGTCCTAGACTTTCAATATCCACAAATTATGTCAATGTGCTCAAGTGAACACCAGAAATTTTGTCCAGCTTTCAGCTTGAGGATTTTAGATTCttaattgacaaagcttcaatgGTTTTAGGTTAGGAGAGAAATGTGAGTCTAGAAGTTTTCCAACTAGGTGGGCATATGTCAGTCTTGGTGCATGAACAATGATTAATTACAGCCAAAGTTCTTACCTACAAGAAGTTGGAGACAAGCATTGCTCAACAACTCTATGCTCTGATGGTTGTGTAAGTTTTCTATCCAGTTCAACCTATCCataatttctctttcttttccctCATTTTGTTCAAAGTAAATGCTCCATTTATTAGAGTTGTGTAATAATGCTAtccttatttttttaagaaatacaTTATTTACATGTCAGATTCTATATGTTTAATGCCATATTTGTAGTGTATGAATTGATCTACAGTGACATTGCTCTTTTACAATTTATATTACCAGtgctcaaatcataaatacatgtaTTGTATACATTGATCAACCTTTTGTATCAAAAGATTACTAATTGAGTTGGAATCCAACTCTCTTATTTGCAAGCAGAAAATTCATTTGTTAAAGTATGACTTCATGTTTGGTGTGTCAGAGGCATCAACAATGACATGAATGGTAACATCTCTCCTTGTCCTGTCCCATGCCATGCATGTTGGTTCATTGGTTGCAGTGTTATTTCATGCTTGGTATGCGAGTGCCATCAATGGTGACACTCATGTTAATTACTTAGGGTAATCACATATTTATTCTTGCATTCTTGTCCTTCATATATGTCCCTTTCGTTCTAATTAATCACATTTAACTATAGTTACTTTTAATTGGTTTGTATTAAATGGATATGTAAAATACTCGCATTATTTCTGATATTTTTATTGTCATACTGAGTTCTGATTAAAACGATTTAATGATTAAATAATAGTTAATTTATGTAAATAAACCATGCAAATTTGTATGCAAATATGCAtacatattttcatatttatgtgGTCTACTTTTTATTGATTGGAAAATgtggttagagagagagagagagagagagaggttagtgATTGGAAAATGTGGTCTacgttttatttatttttgaccaAATATAGTGGATCACATTGGTGGTTGATCAAATTATAATCATGAACACCAAAAAATTATTCTACTCTAATTTTAATATTTGCTCAAAGCTTGGAATTGATTCCATATTCTTCTCGGATGAATCATATCAATTTTCATTAGTGTTTCTTCTTTATCATTAAGTGTTGATGGCAATAATCTAATGTATCCATTAATAAAAGATCCAATCCCTCTCAAGAACATGACAAGCATTATGTATAAAAATGCTTGGATTTAAAGCTATGCACAGATAGATGCTAAAGTCTCCTTTTATGGGTGAACATTGAAGTTGATGCAAGTGAGGAATAATTCAAGCTTTAGAACCAAGTCCAATAAATCGAAAATACTTCATAGGATAATTAATTCATTTTGATCCttgcatataaaattttaatttcttttaaacCCTTGTTGAGAAGATAAAACCAGCAACTTATGCAACCAGTGGCAGTGGGAGTATGTACATTGAGAGCTACTTAGACTGTATTAATAAGACCATGATTTGGGGAAAGAAAcattatatatacaaaaaaaataaagtagTATTAATGATCATGATATCTTTTATTATTCTTACTTATTGTCTACGGAAGAATGGGTTCCAATTTGGCATTGCAACCCAAATGTCAACCCTCACAAGGAGCGAGTGGGGCCAATTTGTCATGATCTAAATGGAGTGCAATCCATCTGTTTACCTTTCGGTGTTtctgtatatttatttatatgcatTTAAATTTCTAAAGGGTATTAATGTCATATAGAATTTGAAGTAATAGTCAAATGATAAATAAATTAACcataatagtatatatatatatatatttaaagtaaGCATATTATATGTTTTTAGAGAAAATTCATGTCAAGTAGTAATCGAATAGTAATTAATTATCAATAAGAGTATATTTTGTAggtttttgatttaaaaaattagagagataaataatatatatatatatatatatgattttatcaaataatataattatttaaagaaaataatgatgCCGAGAACATTCCATTCCCTCCCAAAAGACTAAGAGGGAGCGGAGCCGCTGCTTCCTCCTCTTCGTCTCCAAATTCGTCCGCCTCTCCCACGTCTCCTTTCTTCTTCAACTGACTGTGTTACTACAACTGCTCGCATTGCTCTCCTCCCATCCGTTTGGGGAGGCGGCTTCCGATGCCCCGATAAATGGGGAAGCCGGAGGAAGTCCGCGTCGAGGTCCCCGATCGAGTCCTCGCCAACTCCGCGGCCGGAGGAGGGGGCGGTCGCGGAGGAGACGCCGGGATCCGCCGGGCCGTCTCTCTGAGGTGCCTCGTCGTTCTGGCCCTCGGCTCTTGCGTGCTGCTCTCTGCCATCTTCTGGTTCCCTCCTTTCCGCAGCCGACGGTCCGGGTTCGTCACTGACGACCCCGACAGCCTTCACGGTGAGCTCCTTTTTCTCGGTGTCCTTTCTCGGTCTTGTGCTGGCGGGTTGCCTTCTGGTCGTTTAGGTGCATCCTGTGAGATGAGACGCGTGTTCGTGATCTGGATCAGGCTTTGTGGGATTCGTTGGATCTCGGGGTTCGAGAATTTAGGGCTTCTTTTTCTGAAGCAGATTGAACTGCATTTGCTTGATTTTGCGGTGGGAAGTCTGCGGTCTCCTTGATTTTTTGTAGGGCTTTGTCTTCCAATTTTTGCAGAGGTATACGTTGTAGAGAACATTGGGAGGGTATGCATATTGCTGTAGATTAGGATAGATTTTTTTTACTTTGCAGGTGAGGATGGCCATGGTTTCTGGCTTTGCAGCTAGTATTATTAGCTGTTTCCCTGTATAAAGGGTTCATCTAGATTCTTAGGTTCCTGCAATTTGGCTTTAACGAGAGAAAAATGATGCCATGTCCTGCTTACAATTTACTTGTCTACTCTATTCCATTTATCTTTACCTACATAGGATAATTTTTAGAATCACAACAAATTTTAAGTTGAGTTTGAAGTTGTATATCGCATCTATGTTCggtttgtctttgttcaaatttcATTGTATGATGAACAGTCATCAATGTTCTTAAGTCATAATGTAAAACACAAGTTAGAGAATACGTAACTCTTCTATATAGTTAACTGAACATTCATTGCcgtcaaatattttgattaattcaTTTCTTGAGCCATAAGAATGACTTCATGTATCATTGTGAGGAAAGGAGGCAAATTTGCAAGATTGCAAGTGATGAAATGGACCTGAAAGTCTTTTTATTTCCCCAAAAGGAACAAAGGaattatatgcaaatttgtcattgACATTGGATGTTTTTGATATTGTTTTGTCGTTGGAGAGAACTAGATGGCTGAAATTAACTTTAAGATGGAGCACAAGATGTAGTTGTATATAATATGTTTATAAATTTCAGAGGCAGGATTTTGTTACAGCATGCTGTTCCTTTTTTATTAGggtgtataatgattaaatatgGTATTTTGTTGTTTCATAACACAACCAGTTACTATCTTTCCTATAATTGGTCCTAGTGATGTGAATGTAGATGGTCAAACAAATTTATTGGAACAtgattaatgatgtaataatccaTTGTAGAGTGAATTTAAGATTAAAATGTGCAATACTTGATGTCAAGATTTACCAAGGGAAAACACAATGTTAGATTTCTACTCGATTCAAACCAGCTTTTGGAAGAATAGTTCTGGCATGtggatatattatatattttattttttttgttctctgCGAATCTTTTTTGGCGAATTCCTAGAAAGAGCCCCTAGTTTTGAAAAAATTCCTACAGAGCaccccaactttcgaaagttcccatagagagccttattttcataaatgatgattttacccCAGGTCACTCTTGTTGCTGGTTACCTTTGTCGTTGGCCATGCTGGCCCCgggtcttttttttttcccccaaaGGAACAAGGGAATTATATGCAAATTGGTCATTGACATTGGATATGTTTGATAGTTTTGTCATTGGAGAGAACTAGATGGCTGAAATTAACTTTAAGATGGAGCACAAGATGTAGTTGTATGTAATATGTTTATAAATTTCAGAGGCAGGATTTTGTTACAGCATTCTGTTCCTTTTTTATTAGGGTGTATAAAGATTAAACATGATATTTTGTTGTTTCATAACACAACCAGTTACTACCTTTCCCATAATTGGTCCTAGTGATGTGAATGTAGATGGTCAAACAAATTTATTGGAACAtgattaatgatgtaataatccaTTGTAGAGTGAATTTAAGATTAAAATGTACAATACTTGATGTCAAGATTTACCAAGGGAAAACACAATGTTAGATTTCTACTAGATACAAATCAGCTTTTGGAAGAATAGTTCTGGCATGtggatatattatatttttgatttttttttgttctgtGTGAATCTTTCGTGGCGAATTCCTGGAAGGAGCCCCTAGTTTTGAAAAATTCCTACAAAGCACCCCAGCTTTCAAAAATTTCCACAGAGAGCCTTGTTTTCATAAATGATGGTTTTACCTTGGGTCACCCTATCGTTGGTTACCTTCGTCATTGGCCACGCCAACCCTAGCCACATCTTCCGCTGGTTGACTTTGATGCTGTCGATCACGGGTGAGGAATGAGGGAGGGGCGGCTCACGTGTCCTTGTCGTCGTCGCCAGGCCCCCTCGTCATCGATCGTGGGCAAGGAAGGAGGTGCCATGGTGTGTGTGCCCTCACCGTCGATCATGGGCAAGGAAGGAGGGTGGACGGGCGGCTATTTGAGGTTGCAGCCAACCCACGCGTGGAGGAGCAAGCAGCCAGGGGCTCACGTTCGCTCACAGCCCCCCACCTCGTCGTCATCCTTggcagaggagaggagaggtaGGGCGGTGGTGCAGGGCTAAGGCAACTGTGGGTCTATTAGAGGTAGGGGTAAAATGATCTTTTCACGCAAGAAGGGGTGCCCTGTGAAAATCTTTGAAAGTTGAAGCGCTCGGTAGGAATTTCTTAAAACTAGAGGCTTTTTCCGGGAATTCACCCATCTTTCTTTTACTTCTTTtgctttttttcttcatttttgtcTAGCATGATAGTCTTTGTAACATTCATGGTTTCTTCCAGCCTTGATGTCAGATAGCTTGACCTTTTTTTAA is from Musa acuminata AAA Group cultivar baxijiao chromosome BXJ3-8, Cavendish_Baxijiao_AAA, whole genome shotgun sequence and encodes:
- the LOC135645854 gene encoding uncharacterized protein LOC135645854: MDNLGLMWEIMGPGIAGAVFGAGWWFWVDAVVCSAVKISFLHYLPGIFASLAALMFNCVDKNEIGYDYYSPYGETEWRVKLWLFVAYVVSFVSLAGAVGLLVQDALTEKSPSVWTGVAGVLQCVFVLISGLIYWTCHSED
- the LOC135646016 gene encoding probable transcription factor At4g00390, with amino-acid sequence MPTLTPPNSLAPPPPDPRPSTTEDSPSTNGGPGGCSAPLNPSSSKPIPGPDEPASAAAAMSRRSGRKRKPREFGGRSPSGLRQMKVWSEPDEVALLEGALAFRSRTGALPKQPTMSAFFASIKTSIATHLTPEQVGYKLKRLKSKFVHSFAAGSSAVVTAHDRRICELSAEIWGEEAKQADGDAEEDGNGDVAPAATEEDDDAGREDDKYPFIREAVAEYGRCLSGVLLEKKLKLIDDSKGKLLEEKLRKQCEAEMELWAKRLDLLKEISELLMDAHKS